Below is a genomic region from Methanobacterium sp..
ACCATAACATCCAAATGCTTCACACCAAGGAGTTATATTCCCAGCTAATGATTTCATGTATTCTTTCTTTAAAAATTCTGAGCTAACACCCGCATTTATATTTTTCCATGGTAATTCATCTTCAAGACCAAGTTTAAAATCAATATTTGCCCATTCTTTAAACTTCAATTTTCGTTTATAGGTCTTTTCAATCATGTCCCCCATTCCCTCGTCACCTATAGACAGGATATGCTGTATAAAAGCACCTTCCAAATTTTCAACCTTTAAATTGACATTTTGGAGATTTTTGTTTAAATATTCAAATTTAACACTCAGATCATTGAAATCAAAGCTCTCCCATTGAAATGGAGTATGCGGCTTGGGAATAAATGGATTTACACTTATTCTAACTGCATTTTTCTTTTTGCTCATTTTACGTATGCTTTTTATAAATTCAACCATTTCTGCTACATCTTCCATAGTTTCAGTGGGCAGACCAGTTAAAAAATAGAGTTTAACATTCATATTCCTTTTAAATGCTCTTTTTACAACATTGTAAATCGCCTGATCAAGTATGGGTTTATTTAAAACTTTTCGAAGACCCCACGTAGACTCTGGAGCTATTGTTATGGTTTTAAGCCCGCTTCTCTGTAAAATATCCATTAAATTATCAGTGAGTGATTCTATCCTCATAGATGGACTTGTAATTTTAAATCCCATTTCAAGCAGGCCTTCGCAAAGCTCTTCTAGTTTAGAATATCCTGAAACATCTGCCCCTATAAGTGCTATTTTATTAAATCCTGTAGCTTTCTTACCTTTCTCGGCTATTTTAAAAAGCTTTTTAAGAGATGTTTCTCGCCTAGGCCGATAAAGGCATCCTGCCATACAGAATCTGCAGCCCCTTGTACATCCCCGTGACACTCCCAGAAGAAAAGCATCCCCAAATGCAGGTACAAATTTTTTATCATCAGTTTGAGGAACAATTTGTCTTACTGGATGACATGCATTGTCCATATTCTCTACAATGGCCATTTTTACAGGGTTATCCGGTACATAAACACCTTTTATATCTAAGAAAGCATCGATTTCTCTTCTTGGATCATCAAGTTCCATGTAAAGGTCCAATACTTCATCTAAAATGACTTCTGCTTCCCCTATAACGAAAAGATCAATGAATTTACTCATTGGAAGAGGATTTGAACTTGCACACGGACCTCCCGCAATTATAAAAGGATCATCTTTATTTCTATTTTCTTTACGAGCTTCAATTCCCGCATTATCCAGCATTTTAAGTACATTAAAGTAATCCTGCTCGTATTGAAGTGAAAAGCTAATAATATCAAAATCAGCGAGTTTTGTATTTGATTCTAAACTTTCAACATAGGGATAAACTACCCGTTCACAGTAAACATCTTCTCTAGAATTTAGGAAGTCATATATAATATGAAAACCAAGTGAGGACATCGCAGCCTTATATAAATTGGGGTAGCAGGATGCAAATCTTAAGTCCACTTTTCTTGGATTCTTTATTACCACGTTATGTTCCATCAGCATAATTTATAATTTAACTTAAAGCATAATAACAATATCTAACAATCTCAAAAAAATAAAATTTTTTTGATTTAGAAAATTCAAAGCATAAACTTTGGAATTTTTCAACTGAATTTTAGATATTTATCTGGATAAAATAGTTATTTAAGCCAAATATTTAAAAACAAAAGGGTAGAATGAATGAAATATAAAAGAGTAGCCGTAGGAGGCACATTTGATCATTTTCATAAGGGCCACGAGAAATTGCTCAATAAAGCATTTGAGATTGGCCAGTATATATTAGTTGGAGTTACATCTAACGAATTTGGAGGTAGGAAAGGTAATATTGAACCATGTTCCCAAAGAATGTCTGAATTAGAACATTTTTTGCAGAAATTCGGTTCACGATACACGGTAAAAAGGTTGGAAAACCACTACGGCCCAACTGTTCATGACGATCAGATGGATGCAATAGTCGTTAGTAACGAAACAGAACCAGTAGCACATAAAATCAACGAAATACGAGAACAAAAAGGAATTAAACCCCTCAAAATTTTCGTTATTGGTTGGGTACTTGCAGAGGACGGGAAACCAATTTCTTCAACCAGAATAAGAAATGGAGAAATAGACCGGAACGGCAAAGTTCTTAAATAGCATATCTTAAATTTTATACTCTAATTTTAAAGGTGTATAATATGAAAGTTGCAGTCGGATCCAGAAACCCTGTAAAAGTCAACGCTACAAAAAATGTCCTTGATAAAATCTACGGCGAAGTTGATGTTGTATCAATTGATGCGGATTCAGGAGTGCCAGATCAACCCTTTGGTATAGATCAAACCATTCAAGGGGCCATTAATAGGGCGAAAAATGCATATTCTGATGAATTTGACATAAGTGTTGGAATAGAATCAGGATTGATGGAAACACCCAATTCTTTAACGGGTTACATCGATTTACAGTGGTGCGCTGTTTTTGATGGGGAAAAAATAACGCTCGGCGTAAGTTCTGGCTTTGAATATCCTCCAGCGGTCATTGAAGAAGTTTTAAACGGTAAAGAAGTTGGAGACGTTATGGATGAAGTAACCGGCGTAACTAACCTTGGACAAAAAACTGGTGCAGTTAGCTACCTTTCAAAAGGGATGCTTGACAGGACGGAAAATACGGAGCAGTGCGTCTTAACTGCTATGATTCCAAGAATGAATGAAGGTATTTATTTTAAGTAATTTAGTATCAGATCAATTTAAATAACTTTATAATATAAAGTAATTTAATGAACTTAAATCGTATAAAGCATAATTTAGACCTGATTTCAGTTCTAATAATTTATTTTATAATTGGTTTCTTTTTGATCAACTATTATCAGTATAGTCTCAACGCGGACAGCATATCTTATATCACCATTGCTCAAGAGTATTTAAATGGAAATTTTGCAGATGCAGTTAATGGATATTGGAGTCCTCTTTTTTCATGGCTACTAATTCCCTTTTTACCATTTAGTTCAAGCCCTCAATTTAATATTTATTTAGCAAGAGTTCTTTCTTTAATTACAGGAGTTTTAACTATAGTTGGAATAGATTTACTTATTTCACGCTTTGAAATAGATAAAACATCCAAAACTCTGGTGCTTTTCTCATTAATTCCCATCATATTATCTTTTCTATTCGGCCTTATTTCTCCAGATCTGCTGGTAACTACCCTACTCCTCTATTATTTATACGTTATATTTGACCCAGATTATCCAAATAAAAAATATGCAGGCATATCATGCGGAATTCTAGGAGCACTGGCATATTTGAGCAAAAGTTATGCTTTACCTTTGTTTTTAGCCCATTTTTTGTTGTTTAATTTAGTTTACTATTTTAAAAGTACCGATAACAAAAAACAGCACAAAATATTTAAAAACCTCATATTAGGCTTATTGATTTTCTTAATTATAAGTGGAGTCTGGATCGCTTTAATAAGTGATAAATACGAAAAACCAACATTTGGAACTGCAGGAAACTACAATCAGGAATTAGTAGGTCCACAATCCCAGGGACATTTTGTTTATTATGATGGGATTATTGAGCCCCCAAATGAATTCGCAATTAGTGCATGGGAAGATCCTTCTTACTTTAAAATGAAATCATGGAATGCTTTGGAATCCTGGGACAATTTTAAACATCAAATTACATTAATTCTAAATAATATAATTAAAATAATCAGCATATTTGAAGTTGCTTCTCTCTTCTCCATAATAATTTTTATTACAAGCATCATCATGATCTTTAGATTAAGACTCAATAATACATCAAAAAATAAACTAATTTATTTAATAACAACCATACTACTTTATTTAGGAGGATACAGTTTAGTTTTAATTGAACCCCGATATTTATGGCCAGTTAATATTTTATTGTTAATAATGGGCGTGTATTTACTCAATTTACTGTTTGAAATAGGTTATTTAAAAAGTACTATCAAAAATATCCTACTGGCATTTTTAATCCTCTCATTTGTAGTAAATCCAATTAATGCTTTGATTCTAAATTTAGATATAGGCAAAGACAGTTATACTTTAAGTGAAGTATTAAAACACTGCAACGTACAGGGTAATTTAGCATCGAATGATGAATGGAGGGTGTCTGATTATATAGCTTACTATACAAGCAGTAAATATTACGGCCAAACTAAAAATGAAAGTTATAATGATCTTAAGAAAGAATTAAAAGATAATGACATTGATTATTACCTCGTTTGGGGAAATCCAAATGAAAATATTAATTTATCACGTGATTTTAAAGAAGTGACCAATGGAACATTTAACCTTTTGAGGGTTTACTCCATAAACAAGGAATAATTGTAAACAGCAATTTACAGTAAAAATAACAATTAAAACATAACTAAACTTAAGAATGTAAAATAATAGTTTAATCTATGGTTCCAAAAGTCATATTAAATTTAACACAAAACAATAACTTATAAAACTACTAACAGGGTTTATACTATGGGCAGTTTATCTAATTCACATGATATCTTTAAGAAATACTGCAGCTACATTTTACTGGCTACTTTAGTAATAATTGTAAGCTTAATAACTTATTACAGGATAAAAATTCAGATTGATATTGGACCAATATGGGACACCTATGATTTCCTGTCAAATGCACTCTTATTTGCAGGTCAAGGTACAGGTTATTCAGATCTAACCAGACCACCTGTTCTTTCATTTTTGACTTCCATTTTATTTAGATTAGGATACACCTATTCTACATCCATCTTCATTATAGATGGCTTGCTGTTTATTTTTGGAGTTATTGGGCTTTTTTTACTTCTAAAAATACAGTTTAATGATACCCTAAGCTTTTTAGGTAGTTTACTTTATGCAACTTTCCCCATTGTTATTTCATTTGTAGGGGTTGGCCTTTCCGATATCTCCAGCGTTTCATTTACAATATGGGCAATTTATTTCACAATTTTGGCTGTTAAAAGAAATTCAAAGTTTTTTTATCTGTCATTTCCCTTAATGATGTTAGCTTTTTTAACCAGATATCCTTCGGCACTCATAATATTTCCAGCAGCACTCTACATTCTAATAAATATGAAATCCGTTAAAATTAAAGATGCAATAATTGGAATTAGTGCATCTCTTTTATTATTGATTCCTGTTCTCATTTTCTTTTATGAAGTATTCGGAAATCCATTTTATTCATTTCTCAATTTCTTTGGCTCAAGTTCAGGAACTGTTTCAACAGGAACATTCACATATAATTCCAACATTTTTTATTTCATAGAACAACTACCGTCATTTATTGGAGCTCAAGGCGTTACAGTCTTCATTATCACCATACTCTGTTTCATAATGTATGAATTCATGAATTTTAAAAGAAGTAAATCCAAAAAACTATTTAATATACCCCAAATTGATAAAAACACGAAAATAAAGCTAATACTATTTACCATTTTAACACTTGTTTTTCTAGGAACTTTTGGCAGGTTATTCTGGATGGAAAGTGAAGTATTGTTCTTTTTAATGGGTTACATATCATATAATCTGTCAAAAAATTTGAATATAAAAAATATTGATATACATTTGCTTATATTTACATGGTTCATGGCATTTTTCATATTCCACAGCGTTTATGTTATTAAGGATGATAGATATTTTGTTACAATGGCTCCTGCAGTTGTATACTTCTTAATATTTGGCCTAAATACTATTTCAAATAGAATAGAGCTTAAAATTAAAAATATAAATGTAACTTCATATTTATTTTCCATCATTCTGATTTCTATGATTTTTGTATCCCTTACATTTTATTTACCCGGCATTCAAGAAGAAAATAATAATCATAAAATTGTGGATGAAAATATTGGTTTAGCAAGCCAGTGGCTTACAAATTATGACCAGGATTATAAGAACAAGGTAATTTATTCCGATTTATGGCCTTATTCTGGTTGGTATTTAAAAACTAATGTGAAAATAACACCAACGTCTAAGGATGGTCAAAGGTATTACGGTGATATTAAAAACTATACCTTCAGCCAACAGGATTTTAACAACTTTTTAGTGAACAATAACGCATATTACTATTTCTCTATTTTGCACAGGTTAAATTTAACTTCTTATCAACCGATTAAACAATTTGGAAATGTAACTATCTATAAAAAGTTATAATTTTATATGTTTAATAGAATTTAATGAATTTAGGTAGATATTATGAAAATTTGTTTCGTTTCAACGATGTTTCCAAAATATAAAGGAGATTATTATGGCTCTTTTGTTTTCAATGATGCCAGAATGCTTGTAAAAAAGGGATTTGAAGTTCATGTAGTCACTCAACATAACCCCCATATACCTTATGAAGAAATAATGGATGGGATTTATGTCCACAGGTTTAAATGGGTAGAACCGAAAGAATTTAAGGCACTTATCCATTTTAAAGGCTTAAAGGATAAGTTCAGGCTTATAACTTATCTTATTTCACTTTTTTTTAATCTATTTATAATTTGTAGAAGATATAACCTAAATCTTATTCATGCTCATCATGCCATACCAACAGGCCTAATCGGGGTAATAATTGCAAAAATTACCAGAATACCTATATTTATAACAACTCACGGAATGGATATAACAACTCATGGAGTAGAAGAAGGATCACTTAAAAATGTGGCAAATTTTGAAGAACATTTCTTTTTTAAACATTTGCTTTCTTTCTCATTAATTAACTGTGATAAAATCCTCCCTGTTAGTAATGACTTAGAAAAAAGGATAGTATCCCTTGGAGCAAAAGAAAAGAAAATAACTGTTTTAAGAAATGCAGCAGATATTGACAGATTTAAACCAGCACAAAATATAAAAATTCGTAATAAATACCAGATCAAAAAGGAAGACGTGCTCATCCTATATGTAGGACATCTTGAAGATTTTAAGGGCCTTTTCGAATTGATTCATGCATTTAATAATATAAAAAGAGAAAACAAAAGCGCAAAACTTATGTTAATAGGTGAAGGGTCTCAAAAACATAAAGCTATAAAAGAAATCTCACTATTATCAGAAAAATCTGTGATATTTACAGGAAAGATACCTCCCACAGATATTCATGAATATTATCAAGCGGCAGACATATTTGTACTCCCATCCCATACTGATGCGGGAGGTCCTCCAGTAGTGTTTATAGAAGCAATGGCTTGTGGCCTTCCAGTTATTGGTACTAACGTGGGAGGAATTCCTGAAGGGATTGAAAATGGAGTAAATGGATTTATTGTACCTCCAAAAAATGTTGATGAATTAGCTAAAAAGTTAGAGATTCTTGTAAAAAATGAAAACTTAAGAAAAGAATTCGGAAGCAATTCTTTAAAAAAAATAAATGGAAATTCAATGACATTAGAAAAAAAAGCAGAAAAGCTAATCAAATTATACAAAAATCAAATTAAAAATCATTCAGAATAGTTCTTATACCATTAAATAGTCCTTTGTAATAAGCCATGAACAATTCTGTTTTTCTATAATAAATACTCAAAAATAGAGGAAGTACCAATGCACCTACTGCTTGATACATTATGAAAAATACAAAATTGGTCTTATTTGCCCATCTTTTCATAAGTAACCATCTATTTCTAGTTATGTAATATAAACCAACTTTCCCTTTTATTCCTCCACCAGATTTAGATATTTTATGCCAGATTTTCCCTTTTGGAGCAAAAACACTTTTATAACCTATCTTAGATGCATCAAGTGTCCAGTCTATCTCCTCAAAATATAAAAAGAATTTTTTATCAATTAATCCTATTTTATCAATTACTTCTCTTTTTATAAGAAATGCACACCCACTGGCATATTCCATTTCAGCAATTTTATTGTATTGTCCATTGTCTATTTCATTATAACCTATATTAAGACCTCTACAGAATTTCCATGAGATTTTACCCCTTGCAAACCAGATTCTGTTTGGTTCATCATAATAATAGATTTTTGGTCCAGTAATGCCTATTTTATCATCACTTTCAGAAACTTTTAACATTTCAATTAAAAAATTTTTGTCAACCACAGTATCATTATTTAAAAGCAAAATATAATCGGGATCCAGATTTTCCAATGCATATCTAATTCCAATATTATTTCCTTCAGCAAATCCTAAGTTTTCATCATTTTTAATAAGATTAAGTTTCCTTGATGAAGATAAATCAATTTTATTTCTAGTATTAATATCAACATTAGGCTCTAAAACAAGTATAGGCTTGTTAGAGTTATCATATTCAAAAAAGGGTGATTCTATCTTTAGTTCACCATTGCAATATTCCTTAATTTTATTTAAGGAATCATTAGTAGAAGCATTATCTACAACAATAACATCATAATTATGATAATTATTTTGATATATAGATTCTAAGCATTCAATAGTATCTTGCCATCCATTCCAGTTGAGTATCACTATTGATACTTTAGGATTCATGTTTAAACTTCCTTTTAAAAACCATACGCGTTTTTCTTGCATTTAGTTTATTTAAAAACATTTGCAGGATTAATATAAATGTATACTTCTGTAAAAACAAAGGATATTTAGTATTCCAATTACCACATGTAGTATAAATCTGTTTCAAGTATGAATGTTTTTTAAGTACCTTATTAAGCGTGCAAAAATAATTTTTTGATATTGCTCCTGTGCTTTTATGATACACAGCCAAAGGCATTACATAACTCTTCAAACCTTTCGATTTAATATTTAAACAATATTCAACCACATATAAGTCCCATTTTGGGCAGGTAATCTCATCAAATTTAAATTTCTCAAAAATATACATGGGAATAATAATTAAACATTCATCTAACGTTTGCACAATTTCTGATCTCTTAATTGGATTTCCCCATCCCCATTTTTCAGGCGGATTTCCATGAATTAATGTATTTTTACCCCTTTCACCATTATTAACCCCTTTATCAGACATCCCCACTATTCCTGCAACTGCTTTATCTTTCAGTGATTTTAAAATTTTTTCAGCGTCATTTAACCACGTGCTGGAGCATAAAGATACATCTTGATGGACAAACATGATGTATTCACCTTTTGCTTTTTCTCCACCATAATTTAGGGCTTCAGCTGCAGATTTAAACTTTATTTTTGAATTATCTATTAAAATTAGCTCATATAATTCATTTTGATTTTCTAAGCTGTTTAGCAAGCATTCGTCCAAAATTTCTTTATTATTGTAAACACAAATAATTGAAATCATTTTAATCATATCTTTTATACTTTTCAAGGAATTAAGATTCTAAAGATTTTAAAAATATATTATAAGATTTTTTACCAAAAAAAGACAGAATAAATGCTGTTAAATATCTTAACTTAAAGGGGTTAGCAATAATTGCTTTCCTTAAATATTTGCGGGATTTCTTCTCTTCTCTGCCTAAAAAAGCATACAATCCAATAGTAGCATAGTTAACTGCCAATGTTTCATTATTTTTATCAAAATCTTCAAAGTGTTCTTCTAAAATTAATTCTGAAGATTTTGTTAAGTTATAATAATTGATTGATGCACTATCTGACGAACAATAAGCAAGTGATAATGGTTCATCTATAAACTTAAAGCAAAAATGTTTTGAAATTCTAATGTAAAGTTCCCAATCTTCTAAACTCTGCAAACTCTCATTGAATAAACCCACTTTTTCAAAACAAGTTTTTCTAATTACAGTCAAACCACTTACAAAATTACCTGCAAGTAGTTCATTATGAACATTGCCTTCTTTTTTCGTGATTTGAAGATGAGGCACATATCTCTTTTCATTATTCTTAATATACCATAGCCCTGAATAAACAACGCCCACATTCACAGTCGAATTCCCAAATGCCCCTATTTCTTTTTCAAGTTTTTCAGGGAGCCATTCATCATCACTATCCTGAAAAGCAATGAAATCTGCTTTAGAACATTTAATTCCAGTGTTTCTTGCAGCTGCAGCACCTTTGTTTTGTTTATGTTTGATATATTTTATTCTATTTTCATTAAAACTTTCAATGATTTCTTTTGTATTATCAATTGACCCGTCGTCTACAATAATAATCTCAAAATTTTGATATGTTTGGTTTAGAACACTTTTAATGGATCTTTTTATTAAATAGGCTCTGTTATACGTAGGAATAATTACACTTACAAGTGGGTTAGTTTTATTGTCTATCATTTAATCTCCGTTGAATTGTCTTATTGCTAACTTATCTTCAATTTAAAGTTTAAGCAGTTATAAATATTATCCATACAATTAGAATTAAATAAAGTTTTAATGATATGAATTATTTATCTAACCAATACTGTTCCTTTCCTGTTTTAAGAGATTCAATAACCTTGAGTGAACAAATAGTTGCATTAATTCCATCTTCAACTGTAGGAATATCCTCACTTTCTTTTTCACCTATTAAAAACTTCCCATAACAGCCCAATAATTCGTAATGTCCCTTGTTAATAGTATCTACTCTTTCCTTTTCTTCATTATGTCCAATTATATTTAATTCTTTAAAATCATCAATCAAAATTACTGTTCCATCACAGAAAATTTCAATTCTTTCTTTAGAAAATGATTCATTTCCAATAGTAGTATATACAACAGAAGCAACAGAACCATCCAAATATTTTATAGTACTTATTATGTTATTATTGTCTGCAATTTTCTGATTATTTGCAGATATCATCTCTGCATAAATCCTTTGAGGATCTCTATTTATTATCCAGCTACAAAAATCAAAAAAATGGCCACATTCTCCAATAATAGCCCCGCCACCCTCTACTGGATCATTTATCCAGTGATCACTACCCATACCTGCAGAATTTATACGATATGTGATCATTAACGGATTTATGCGGTTTTCAACTATTTTTTTAGCTTTTTGGGCAAATTTTGAGAATCTTCGATTGAAGCCCACTGTTAAATTAACATTATTTTCAGTTATAGCATTATAAACAGCCTTACATTCTTCATAACTCATTGCAATTGGTTTTTCTACGAATATATCTTTCTTATAATTAGCTGCATCTATAATTAAAGGAACATGAAGGTTATGTCGAGTAGTGATTATAATTAAATCAATGCTTTTATCCTGAATTACTTCAGTATAGTCTGTAGTGAAGTATTCTGCACCATATTGTTCGGCAATTTTTTTAGCCTTAGATCCAGTACGTGCAACAATTGCTTTCAGATTATAATCGTCCATTTTATTCATATTAGGCAAATGTAATGCTTGCGCAAAATTACCTGCTCCAATCACTGCAACATTAATCTTATTTTCAAAGTTTTTTGATTGGAGCTTAACTTTTCTCTCTGAAGGAATCTGATGCTCACAGTTGTACTTAAATAAAACCCCAATAGGCCTATCCCCTGTTTCAAATATACTATAAGCTTCAGAAGCTTTTTCAAGTGAGAATATATGATCAATTAACTTTTTTACATCAATTTTCCCTTCTGAAAGCATCTTTAAGAACTCTTGCATATTCCTATTTTCTGTCCATCTTACATATCCTACGGGATAATCAATTCCTTTCTCTTCATAAATTGGATCATATCTACCAGGACCATAAGAACTAGAAATAAAAAAATCTAACTCTTTTTCATAAAAAGGAGATCTATCAATTTCCATTCCAACATCGCCTACAACAACTACTTTTCCTTTCTTTCGGGTCATCTCCATAGCTTGTTTTACAGGTATACTACTCTTAGTTGCTGCATAAATTATTACAGAATCTGCACCTATACCTTCCGTACTTTCAATCACTTTATTAACGGCATTTGAATCCGCCAGAAAACATTTATCAGTCCCAAATTCCAGAGCCAAATTCGTTCTATTTTCAAGAGTATCGATTCCTATTACATGAGCCCCTGCAGCCTTCAGGATTTGGCAAGCTATTTGACCCAATAATCCTAAACCAATTACTACTACATTATCCCCGATCTGAATCTTAGCTCTCCTTATTCCCTGCATAGCAATGGCACCTATAGTTGTAAACGCTGCTTCATCAAAATCAACATTTAAGGGAATCTTAGTAACGAGATTTCTTGGAACGCTGATAATTTCAGCATGATTTGCATAACCTGCACCTGCGCAAGCTACCCTATCTCCAACAGACATATCATTAACACTTTTACCAACTTGTAATACTATACCACTGCTACTATAACCCAAAGGGATCACTGATGGCTGATTTTGCCCCATTACTAATTCTAACGTGTTTTTTATGCCTTCATTTCTAACTGAATCAATTCCTTTACTTATTAATTCGGGGTTTTTAAGAATTTTAGAAATAATATTTTTAGGTCCTTCATTTAAGGTACTTTTTTCTGTACCTGCACTTATCAAAGAATAATAATTACCAACTAAAACTTGATTATCACCACAAATTGGTGCAGGAATATCTGCCATTACTATATTTCCGCCATAGTTGAAAATCTGATTCATTAAATCACCTTAATAATTGCTGTAGTTTTTATATTTAAAATTATTAACAAGTTCAAATTAAATAAAATGATAATCTTGAAATTTTTAGATACATACTATCATGATTTACCTTTTAAAATTAACATATATAACTAAATAAAATTTTCTAAATAAATTATCTCCTATTTTTAACAATTTTATAAATTGTTTCTTTAATAAGAAAAGTTTCTTCATCTCTAAACTCTTTAACAGCGAAAAGTATCAAAAGATATAATATAATTCCTATTAAAATTTCGACAATTAAATGTATTATCTGAGATGTGGCAAAAAACTGATTTATAATATATAAAATTAAGCCCATAACTGCCGAAGAAAAGACAATTTTAATAAACGATTTAAATTGAAAGTCTAACTTAAGATATGAACGTGAAAACACCATAATTAGCGATAAAAGTATTAAATAAGAGATAAAAGTACTAATTGCAGCTCCTATAAATCCATAATTAGGAATAAAGATGAAATTAGTTATTATATTGAAGAAACCAGCGATCAATACTATTATAGCAATTATATGAGTCTTATTATTAAGTAATAGACCTAACTGGGCCCACCACTGTAGCCCAAGCAATAAAGCGCCGAACACTACTAATGGAATAATTATATAACCTCCATAATATGCAGGAGAAGTTATAACTTCTATTATTGGTTTAGATAATATACTTAAACCAACAGCCACTGGAAAGCCTATTAAAAGATAGTATCTCGTTAATTTACCTATATAATCCTGAGTAGGTATTTTTCCTTTAGTTTCCCATATTTTCACCAGGGCAGGATAACTTGCTAACATAAATAAATTTAGCAAAATAGTCATTGTCATTTCACTTAGTGTATAACTTGCAGAATAGATGCCTACCTGAGCACTGCCCCAGTAAAATCCCAGAACATATCTATCAAAAAAACTAAGAATCCATGCAGCCAAGTTTGTAATAGCCACTGGAAAGCCGTATTTAACCAATTTCATGAAAATAGGTCTTGAAAACCCTTTACCAAAATATTTACCTTCAAATGCATATTTATAAATGAAGGGCAATAATAAGATGAATGATATCATATAGCCCCACATAATGCCCATTATATTCATTTTAAACACTAAAATTAAAATTATGCTGAATAAAAATCCCAAAATAGATTGAAAGGATACAAAAAAGCTATAAATGCCTGAATTTTCTTTTGCAACCAATATTCTACCTGAAATAAAAAAAGCAGTTGTAAATATAAACAATGGCACTCCCGCTAGCATTAAATTATATAAATTAGAATCAATTTCATGTTGAATTATATATAAAACCAACAAAGAAATTATAGTTAGTACTGCTGCTAAAAATAAATATA
It encodes:
- the yjjX gene encoding inosine/xanthosine triphosphatase — its product is MKVAVGSRNPVKVNATKNVLDKIYGEVDVVSIDADSGVPDQPFGIDQTIQGAINRAKNAYSDEFDISVGIESGLMETPNSLTGYIDLQWCAVFDGEKITLGVSSGFEYPPAVIEEVLNGKEVGDVMDEVTGVTNLGQKTGAVSYLSKGMLDRTENTEQCVLTAMIPRMNEGIYFK
- a CDS encoding radical SAM protein, with the protein product MVIKNPRKVDLRFASCYPNLYKAAMSSLGFHIIYDFLNSREDVYCERVVYPYVESLESNTKLADFDIISFSLQYEQDYFNVLKMLDNAGIEARKENRNKDDPFIIAGGPCASSNPLPMSKFIDLFVIGEAEVILDEVLDLYMELDDPRREIDAFLDIKGVYVPDNPVKMAIVENMDNACHPVRQIVPQTDDKKFVPAFGDAFLLGVSRGCTRGCRFCMAGCLYRPRRETSLKKLFKIAEKGKKATGFNKIALIGADVSGYSKLEELCEGLLEMGFKITSPSMRIESLTDNLMDILQRSGLKTITIAPESTWGLRKVLNKPILDQAIYNVVKRAFKRNMNVKLYFLTGLPTETMEDVAEMVEFIKSIRKMSKKKNAVRISVNPFIPKPHTPFQWESFDFNDLSVKFEYLNKNLQNVNLKVENLEGAFIQHILSIGDEGMGDMIEKTYKRKLKFKEWANIDFKLGLEDELPWKNINAGVSSEFLKKEYMKSLAGNITPWCEAFGCYGCGACSK
- a CDS encoding glycosyltransferase family 4 protein; the protein is MKICFVSTMFPKYKGDYYGSFVFNDARMLVKKGFEVHVVTQHNPHIPYEEIMDGIYVHRFKWVEPKEFKALIHFKGLKDKFRLITYLISLFFNLFIICRRYNLNLIHAHHAIPTGLIGVIIAKITRIPIFITTHGMDITTHGVEEGSLKNVANFEEHFFFKHLLSFSLINCDKILPVSNDLEKRIVSLGAKEKKITVLRNAADIDRFKPAQNIKIRNKYQIKKEDVLILYVGHLEDFKGLFELIHAFNNIKRENKSAKLMLIGEGSQKHKAIKEISLLSEKSVIFTGKIPPTDIHEYYQAADIFVLPSHTDAGGPPVVFIEAMACGLPVIGTNVGGIPEGIENGVNGFIVPPKNVDELAKKLEILVKNENLRKEFGSNSLKKINGNSMTLEKKAEKLIKLYKNQIKNHSE
- a CDS encoding phosphopantetheine adenylyltransferase is translated as MKYKRVAVGGTFDHFHKGHEKLLNKAFEIGQYILVGVTSNEFGGRKGNIEPCSQRMSELEHFLQKFGSRYTVKRLENHYGPTVHDDQMDAIVVSNETEPVAHKINEIREQKGIKPLKIFVIGWVLAEDGKPISSTRIRNGEIDRNGKVLK
- a CDS encoding glycosyltransferase family 39 protein — its product is MGSLSNSHDIFKKYCSYILLATLVIIVSLITYYRIKIQIDIGPIWDTYDFLSNALLFAGQGTGYSDLTRPPVLSFLTSILFRLGYTYSTSIFIIDGLLFIFGVIGLFLLLKIQFNDTLSFLGSLLYATFPIVISFVGVGLSDISSVSFTIWAIYFTILAVKRNSKFFYLSFPLMMLAFLTRYPSALIIFPAALYILINMKSVKIKDAIIGISASLLLLIPVLIFFYEVFGNPFYSFLNFFGSSSGTVSTGTFTYNSNIFYFIEQLPSFIGAQGVTVFIITILCFIMYEFMNFKRSKSKKLFNIPQIDKNTKIKLILFTILTLVFLGTFGRLFWMESEVLFFLMGYISYNLSKNLNIKNIDIHLLIFTWFMAFFIFHSVYVIKDDRYFVTMAPAVVYFLIFGLNTISNRIELKIKNINVTSYLFSIILISMIFVSLTFYLPGIQEENNNHKIVDENIGLASQWLTNYDQDYKNKVIYSDLWPYSGWYLKTNVKITPTSKDGQRYYGDIKNYTFSQQDFNNFLVNNNAYYYFSILHRLNLTSYQPIKQFGNVTIYKKL